In Syntrophobacterales bacterium, one DNA window encodes the following:
- a CDS encoding YtfJ family protein: protein MKKAIVMVVVALLWSASAVFAAGLQVGEKAADFKLKDPTGKEYSLEHPQFKGKVLYIAYVDPDEKDTNNHVEDALKKEKDAGGLDKMRYEGFGIVNLKASAMPNFLIKAAIKSKQKKTGAIILLDDDQAILNEWGLKDDASDIVILDKERICRFKSSGKLPQEELVKMINIIKEYQEK, encoded by the coding sequence ATGAAAAAAGCGATTGTTATGGTGGTGGTTGCTTTATTATGGAGCGCCTCGGCAGTTTTTGCCGCCGGTCTTCAGGTGGGGGAGAAGGCCGCGGACTTCAAACTGAAGGATCCGACCGGCAAGGAATACTCCCTGGAGCACCCGCAGTTCAAAGGCAAGGTTCTGTACATCGCCTATGTCGATCCGGACGAGAAGGACACGAACAACCATGTGGAAGACGCGCTGAAAAAGGAGAAGGATGCGGGTGGCCTCGACAAGATGCGTTACGAGGGGTTCGGGATCGTCAATCTCAAGGCGAGCGCGATGCCCAATTTCCTGATCAAGGCGGCCATCAAGAGCAAACAGAAGAAGACCGGCGCCATCATCCTCCTCGATGACGACCAGGCGATTCTCAACGAGTGGGGACTGAAGGATGACGCCTCCGACATAGTCATCCTGGATAAGGAGCGCATCTGCCGCTTCAAAAGTTCCGGCAAGCTTCCCCAGGAAGAACTTGTGAAGATGATCAATATTATTAAGGAATATCAGGAGAAGTAG